In Caloenas nicobarica isolate bCalNic1 chromosome 5, bCalNic1.hap1, whole genome shotgun sequence, a single genomic region encodes these proteins:
- the LOC135989416 gene encoding zona pellucida sperm-binding protein 3-like, with protein MKALGGRCFLLFFVTAAWARDAWVSVTCGHAWLSVTVPSSLLGSPVTDGELTLGHGCGVTGTEGDQYWLEHPLGGCGTTLELLPDRIRYSNVLRYRPVLGGAMARAGPFTLPIHCYYPRMGSVSFGGVRPTWVPFGSTAAHRRRLRFALDVYDSTWSSRQHQATYSLGDIINIEASVSPDPPVSLRVFVDECVASPSVVTQLKFKVIGDNGCLLDGQLGRSRFLPRRGDGSLRFQLDTFLFLNTSGSQIHLRCHLKAVAQGTGDTFGKACSYDGTAATWRSPDGADCSCCDSPGGCGDRRQRRGAGGQGLLGEATVHLGPLGLLSALPSLSPVPSSVPTAPAPSTAPPGHPSVPVVRGEKRDLGAAVPVPGTTLAMVAMCSILAAVGMAGCYCSVRRHRSENRLGGGPEAAPGEPRAVAMAPTSPGTPPAPPVPAIV; from the exons ATGAAGGCTCTTGGGGGAAggtgttttctgctcttttttgtCACCGCAGCCTGGGCACGGGATGCCTGGG TGTCGGTGACATGTGGCCACGCGTGGCTCTCGGTGACGGTGCCATCCAGCCTCCTGGGGAGCCCGGTGACCGATGGGGAGCTGACACTGGGACATGGTTGTGGGGTGACCGGCACTGAAGGGGACCAGTACTGGCTGGAGCACCCGCTTGGAGGCTGCGGGACCACCCTGGAG CTCCTCCCAGACAGAATCCGCTACAGCAACGTCCTCCGTTACCGCCCCGTGCTCGGGGGGGCCATGGCTCGCGCCGGACCCTTCACCCTCCCCATCCACTGCTACTACCCCAG GATGGGCAGTGTTTCATTCGGGGGTGTCCGACCCACCTGGGTCCCCTTCGGCTCCACCGCCGCTCACCGGAGGCGCCTGCGCTTCGCCCTGGACGTGTATGACA GTACCTGGTCCTCCCGCCAGCACCAGGCCACCTATTCCCTGGGGGACATCATCAACATCGAGGCGTCGGTGAGCCCcgacccccccgtgtccctcagGGTTTTTGTGGACGAGTGTGTGGCCAGCCCCAGTGTAGTGACACAGCTCAAGTTCAAGGTCATCGGTGACAACGG GTGCCTGCTGGATGGGCAGCTCGGTCGCTCCCGCTTCCTCCCCCGGCGCGGTGACGGTTCCCTCCGCTTCCAGCTGGacaccttcctcttcctcaacACCTCCGGCAGCCAG ATCCACCTCCGCTGTCACCTGAAGGCTGTGGCGCAGGGGACCGGTGACACTTTTGGCAAAGCCTGTTCCTACGATGGCACAGCAGCCACCTGGCGCTCCCCGGACGGGGCCGACTGCTCCTGCTGTGACTccccggggggctgcggggaccgGCGACAGCGGCGGGGGGCTGGTGGCCAAG GGCTCCTTGGTGAAGCCACCGTCCACCTCGGtcccctggggctgctctcGGCTCTGCCCAgcttgtcccctgtcccctcgaGTGTCCCCACGGCACCGGCGCCCAGCACGGCACCTCCTGGCCACCCCTCGGTCCCCGTGGTGCGGGGGGAGAAGAGGGACTTGG gagcagctgtccctgtccctggcaCCACGCTGGCCATGGTGGCCATGTGCTCCATCCTCGCCGCCGTGGGCATGGCCGGCTGCTACTGCTCCGTGCGGCGACACCGGAGTGAAAACCGGCTTGGGGGGGGTCCCGaggcagcccctggggagccccgagcCGTGGCCATGGCCCCCacctcccctgggaccccccctgCTCCTCCGGTCCCTGCCATCGTGTGA